The following are encoded in a window of Streptomyces sp. Go-475 genomic DNA:
- the lnt gene encoding apolipoprotein N-acyltransferase, with protein MKTLGHWLASPWRRSAAAAVAGALPVLAFPAPSLWWWAYVALVPWLLLLRTAPTGKRALYEGWCGGFGFMLAMHHWLMPFLHVFTFVIAALLGALWGPWGWLVRRLLAGAPPLGRIAAALVVLPSGWLAVELVRSWQGLGGPWGMLGSSQWQVEPALRLASVGGVWLISFLLVALNVAVAVLVAVRRARVTAVTGLVATAVVTSAAWAFAPRPAVDGQVRIAVVQPGVIGGPDSGDRRFAREEQLTRRLAGQDVDLIVWGESSVGFDLGDRPDLARRLADLSRATNADILVNVDARRSDKPGIYKSSVLVGPDGLTGQRYDKMRLVPFGEYVPARSLLGWATSVGKAAGEDRRRGSQPVVMNVGDGGLRAGPMVCFETAFPDMTRHLAKEGVDVLIGQSSTSTFQGSWAPEQHATLAALRAAETGRPMVHSTLTGVSAVYGPGGQRVGPWLGTDASAAQVYEIPLAHGTTPYVRLGDWTVHAALLILAAWAAGEGVRTLRLRRSAPGPRVRPARTAHGSPARPGR; from the coding sequence ATGAAGACGCTCGGCCACTGGCTCGCCTCCCCCTGGCGGCGCTCGGCCGCCGCGGCGGTCGCGGGCGCCCTGCCCGTCCTTGCCTTTCCCGCCCCGTCCCTGTGGTGGTGGGCCTACGTCGCCCTGGTGCCGTGGCTCCTGCTGCTGCGGACCGCCCCCACCGGGAAACGGGCGCTGTACGAGGGCTGGTGCGGCGGCTTCGGCTTCATGCTGGCCATGCACCACTGGCTGATGCCGTTCCTGCACGTGTTCACGTTCGTCATCGCCGCGCTGCTCGGCGCGCTGTGGGGCCCCTGGGGCTGGCTGGTGCGCCGTCTGCTGGCCGGAGCGCCCCCGCTCGGCCGGATCGCGGCCGCGCTCGTGGTGCTGCCGTCGGGCTGGCTGGCCGTCGAGCTGGTCCGCTCCTGGCAGGGCCTGGGCGGGCCCTGGGGCATGCTCGGCAGCAGTCAGTGGCAGGTCGAACCGGCGCTGCGGCTCGCCTCCGTCGGCGGGGTGTGGCTGATCAGTTTCCTGCTGGTGGCCCTCAACGTCGCGGTCGCCGTCCTCGTCGCGGTCCGGCGGGCCCGGGTGACCGCCGTGACGGGGCTCGTCGCCACGGCCGTCGTCACCTCCGCCGCCTGGGCCTTCGCGCCCCGCCCCGCCGTCGACGGCCAGGTCAGGATCGCCGTCGTCCAGCCGGGCGTCATCGGGGGCCCTGACAGCGGGGACCGCCGGTTCGCCCGCGAGGAGCAGCTCACCCGGCGGCTCGCCGGACAGGACGTCGACCTGATCGTCTGGGGCGAGAGCAGCGTCGGTTTCGACCTCGGGGACCGTCCCGACCTCGCCCGGCGGCTCGCGGACCTGTCCCGCGCGACGAACGCCGACATCCTGGTCAACGTGGACGCCCGGCGCTCCGACAAGCCCGGCATCTACAAGAGCTCCGTCCTGGTCGGGCCGGACGGCCTGACCGGTCAGCGCTACGACAAGATGCGGCTCGTGCCCTTCGGCGAGTACGTCCCGGCCCGCTCCCTGCTCGGCTGGGCCACCTCCGTCGGCAAGGCCGCCGGCGAGGATCGCAGGCGCGGCTCCCAGCCGGTCGTGATGAACGTCGGCGACGGCGGTCTGCGCGCGGGCCCCATGGTGTGTTTCGAGACCGCCTTCCCCGACATGACCCGCCACCTCGCCAAGGAGGGCGTGGACGTGCTGATCGGCCAGTCGTCGACGTCCACGTTCCAGGGCAGCTGGGCCCCCGAGCAGCACGCCACGCTCGCCGCGCTGCGCGCCGCCGAGACCGGCCGCCCGATGGTGCACTCGACCCTGACGGGCGTCTCCGCGGTCTACGGCCCGGGCGGACAGCGCGTCGGGCCGTGGCTCGGGACGGACGCGTCCGCCGCGCAGGTCTACGAGATCCCCCTCGCCCACGGCACCACGCCCTACGTCCGCCTCGGCGACTGGACCGTGCACGCGGCTCTGCTGATCCTCGCCGCCTGGGCCGCCGGTGAGGGCGTACGGACCCTGCGGCTCAGGCGGTCGGCTCCTGGACCGCGCGTACGACCCGCTCGCACAGCTCATGGGTCTCCAGCGCGTCCCGGGCGCTGA
- a CDS encoding Gfo/Idh/MocA family oxidoreductase, whose amino-acid sequence MKVGCIGLGDIAQKAYLPVLAFQPGVELHLQTRTPATLDRVADGLHLPPERRHTTLDSLLAAHLDAAFVHAPTLVHPEIVTRLLQAGVPTYVDKPLAYELDDSARLVRLAEERGVSLAVGFNRRFAPGYTQCADHPRELILMQKNRIGLPEEPRAMILDDFIHVVDTLRFLAPGAIDDVTVRARVRDGLLHHVVLQLAGDGFTALGVMNRLSGSAEEILEVSGQDTKRQVVNLAEVVDHKGQPTVRRRGDWVPVARQRGIEQAVLAFLDAVRAGKVLSARDALETHELCERVVRAVQEPTA is encoded by the coding sequence GTGAAGGTCGGCTGCATCGGACTCGGTGACATCGCGCAGAAGGCCTACCTTCCGGTCCTCGCCTTCCAGCCGGGGGTCGAGCTGCACCTGCAGACCCGCACCCCCGCCACGCTCGACCGGGTCGCCGACGGGCTGCACCTCCCGCCGGAGCGGCGGCACACCACCCTCGACTCCCTCCTCGCGGCGCACCTCGACGCCGCCTTCGTGCACGCGCCCACCCTCGTCCACCCGGAGATCGTGACGCGGCTGCTTCAGGCGGGCGTCCCGACGTACGTCGACAAGCCGCTCGCCTACGAACTCGACGACTCGGCGCGGCTGGTGAGGCTCGCCGAGGAGCGGGGCGTGAGCCTGGCCGTCGGCTTCAACCGGCGCTTCGCCCCCGGCTACACGCAGTGCGCCGACCATCCGCGCGAGCTGATCCTGATGCAGAAGAACCGCATCGGGCTGCCGGAGGAACCGCGCGCGATGATCCTCGACGACTTCATCCACGTCGTCGACACCCTGAGGTTCCTGGCGCCCGGCGCGATCGACGACGTCACCGTGCGCGCCCGCGTCCGGGACGGCCTGCTGCACCACGTGGTGCTCCAGCTCGCCGGGGACGGCTTCACCGCGCTCGGCGTGATGAACCGGCTCAGCGGTTCGGCCGAGGAGATCCTGGAGGTGTCCGGGCAGGACACCAAGCGGCAGGTGGTCAACCTCGCCGAGGTCGTCGACCACAAGGGGCAGCCGACCGTGCGGCGGCGCGGGGACTGGGTCCCGGTGGCCCGGCAGCGCGGCATCGAGCAGGCGGTGCTCGCGTTCCTGGACGCCGTGCGGGCGGGCAAGGTGCTCAGCGCCCGGGACGCGCTGGAGACCCATGAGCTGTGCGAGCGGGTCGTACGCGCGGTCCAGGAGCCGACCGCCTGA
- a CDS encoding FAD-dependent monooxygenase — MAQSGNVVVIGGGIGGLTAAAALHLRGRQVTVLERAPSLEPVGAAISLAPNALRALDVIGLGDEIRDLAAWTGDGGLRTPSGRWLARSSADTAAERFGGPLVLLHRATLIARLAALLPPGAVRTDTAATLADCGDRDRPARVSTADGELEADLVVGADGVRSAVRPALFPAHPGPVYSGFTTWRVVIPVPGADFASHETWGRGRIWGTHPLKDGRVYAYAAAVAPAGGRAADDERAELLRRFGDWHDPIPAVLAAARPEDVLRHDVHHIAEPLPAYHRGRVALVGDAAHAMPPTLGQGGNQAIEDAIVLAHHHDDLPAYTAGRLPRTTTIARQAVRVARLNLMTSRVGTAVRDTAMAALSKAGPALFLRSFDGIADWRPPRPPYASEQTPAGNHPRSARREGRLHRTR, encoded by the coding sequence ATGGCACAGTCGGGCAACGTCGTCGTGATCGGCGGCGGAATCGGAGGCCTGACCGCGGCGGCCGCCCTGCACCTGCGCGGCCGGCAGGTCACCGTGCTGGAGCGCGCCCCCTCGCTGGAGCCGGTCGGCGCGGCCATCTCCCTCGCCCCCAACGCCCTGCGCGCGCTGGACGTCATCGGCCTCGGCGACGAGATCCGCGATCTCGCCGCCTGGACCGGGGACGGCGGCCTGCGCACACCGTCCGGGCGGTGGCTCGCGCGCTCCTCCGCCGACACCGCCGCCGAGCGCTTCGGCGGCCCGCTCGTGCTGCTGCACCGCGCCACCCTCATCGCGCGCCTGGCCGCCCTCCTCCCGCCCGGCGCCGTCCGCACGGACACCGCCGCCACTCTCGCCGACTGCGGAGACCGCGACCGGCCGGCCCGCGTCAGCACCGCCGACGGCGAACTGGAGGCCGACCTGGTGGTGGGCGCCGACGGTGTCCGGTCCGCCGTACGCCCCGCGCTCTTCCCCGCCCACCCGGGCCCCGTCTACTCCGGCTTCACGACGTGGCGGGTCGTGATCCCGGTCCCCGGCGCCGACTTCGCCTCGCACGAGACCTGGGGCCGGGGCCGTATCTGGGGCACGCACCCGCTCAAGGACGGCCGTGTCTACGCCTACGCCGCCGCCGTGGCCCCGGCCGGCGGACGGGCGGCGGACGACGAGCGGGCGGAGCTGCTGCGCCGCTTCGGCGACTGGCACGACCCCATCCCCGCCGTCCTCGCCGCCGCCCGCCCCGAGGACGTCCTGCGCCACGACGTCCACCACATCGCCGAGCCCCTGCCCGCCTACCACCGGGGCCGGGTCGCCCTGGTCGGCGACGCCGCGCACGCCATGCCCCCGACCCTCGGCCAGGGCGGCAACCAGGCCATCGAGGACGCGATCGTCCTCGCCCACCACCACGACGACCTCCCCGCCTACACCGCCGGCCGGCTGCCCCGTACGACCACCATCGCGCGCCAGGCCGTCAGGGTCGCCCGCCTCAACCTCATGACCAGCCGCGTCGGCACCGCCGTCCGCGACACGGCCATGGCCGCGCTGTCGAAGGCCGGGCCCGCGCTGTTCCTGCGGAGCTTCGACGGCATCGCCGACTGGCGGCCGCCGCGGCCGCCGTATGCTTCCGAGCAGACCCCGGCAGGCAACCACCCAAGGAGCGCACGACGTGAAGGTCGGCTGCATCGGACTCGGTGA
- a CDS encoding TetR/AcrR family transcriptional regulator, with protein MSVRTAGPSRSDLVADTALALLAERGMRGLTHRAVDEAAGLPQGSTSNLARTRQALLELAVRRLADREARVLALHEMPDPQAGAGSLADALALAAHRALTRHRELTLARYELALEATRRPELRAYFDATGARFREQLAALVTGLGSTDPSRHTLSLIAWADGLMFSCVAGSFSAEAPSLEEVRAGLRELLDGMLGP; from the coding sequence ATGTCCGTACGCACCGCCGGTCCCTCCCGCTCCGACCTCGTCGCCGACACCGCCCTCGCCCTGCTCGCCGAGCGCGGGATGCGCGGCCTGACGCACCGGGCGGTGGACGAGGCGGCCGGACTCCCCCAGGGCTCCACGTCGAACCTCGCGCGGACCCGGCAGGCCCTGCTGGAGCTGGCGGTGCGCCGCCTGGCCGACCGCGAGGCGAGGGTGCTGGCGCTGCACGAGATGCCGGACCCGCAGGCCGGCGCCGGTTCCCTGGCGGACGCCTTGGCCCTGGCCGCCCACCGCGCCCTGACGCGCCACCGCGAACTGACCCTCGCCCGCTACGAACTGGCGCTGGAGGCGACGCGCCGCCCCGAGCTGCGGGCGTACTTCGACGCGACGGGCGCCCGCTTCCGCGAGCAACTGGCCGCCCTGGTCACCGGGTTGGGCTCGACGGACCCATCCCGGCACACCCTGTCCCTGATCGCCTGGGCGGACGGGCTGATGTTCAGCTGCGTGGCCGGGTCGTTCAGCGCCGAGGCGCCGAGCCTGGAGGAGGTGCGGGCCGGGCTGCGGGAACTGCTGGACGGCATGCTCGGCCCCTGA
- a CDS encoding DinB family protein, whose protein sequence is MTTERRMPDTTADERTMLEGWLEFHRQTLAWKCEGLSDEQLRSAAVEPSDLSLLGLVRHMADVERSWFRRVLMDEDAAPLYWSDEDRDGEFHLTEADTYQEAYATWQSEIETARRNAARFGLDDLSRGGHRRTGEKFNLRWIYTHMIEEYARHNGHADLIRERVDGSTGD, encoded by the coding sequence ATGACGACCGAACGCCGTATGCCTGACACGACCGCCGACGAACGCACCATGCTGGAGGGCTGGCTGGAGTTCCACCGGCAGACCCTCGCGTGGAAGTGCGAGGGCCTGAGCGACGAACAGCTCAGGTCCGCCGCCGTGGAGCCCTCCGACCTGTCCCTGCTGGGGCTGGTGCGGCACATGGCGGACGTGGAGCGGAGCTGGTTCCGCCGGGTGCTGATGGACGAGGACGCGGCGCCCCTCTACTGGAGCGACGAGGACCGCGACGGCGAGTTCCACCTGACCGAGGCGGACACCTACCAGGAGGCGTACGCCACCTGGCAGTCCGAGATCGAGACGGCCCGGCGCAACGCGGCCCGCTTCGGCCTGGACGACCTCTCCCGGGGCGGGCACCGGCGCACCGGAGAGAAGTTCAACCTGCGGTGGATCTACACCCACATGATCGAGGAGTACGCCCGGCACAACGGCCACGCCGACCTGATCCGCGAGCGCGTCGACGGCTCGACCGGCGACTGA
- the ung gene encoding uracil-DNA glycosylase, whose protein sequence is MTDIAMLPESWRGVLGDELQQPWFKELTEFVEEERAKGPVYPPREEVFAALDATPYDRVKVLILGQDPYHGEGQGHGLCFSVRPGVRIPPSLRNIYKEMHEELGTPIPDNGYLMPWARQGVLLLNAVLTVRAGEANSHKGRGWEKFTDAVIRAVAERPDPAVFVLWGNYAQKKLPLIDESRHVVVKGAHPSPLSAKKFFGSRPFTQINAAVAAQGHEPIDWTIPDLG, encoded by the coding sequence GTGACCGACATCGCCATGCTGCCCGAGTCCTGGCGCGGGGTTCTGGGTGACGAGCTACAACAGCCCTGGTTCAAGGAGCTGACGGAGTTCGTCGAGGAGGAGCGGGCGAAGGGTCCCGTCTACCCGCCGCGCGAGGAGGTCTTCGCGGCGCTGGACGCCACGCCGTACGACCGGGTGAAGGTCCTGATCCTCGGCCAGGACCCGTACCACGGCGAGGGCCAGGGCCACGGGCTGTGCTTCTCGGTCCGGCCCGGGGTGCGCATCCCGCCGTCCCTGCGCAACATCTACAAGGAGATGCACGAGGAGCTGGGCACACCGATCCCGGACAACGGCTATCTGATGCCCTGGGCGCGGCAGGGCGTGCTGCTGCTCAACGCGGTGCTCACGGTCCGGGCCGGGGAGGCCAACTCCCACAAGGGCCGGGGCTGGGAGAAGTTCACCGACGCCGTGATCCGGGCCGTGGCCGAGCGGCCCGACCCGGCGGTGTTCGTGCTGTGGGGGAACTACGCGCAGAAGAAGCTCCCGCTGATCGACGAGTCGCGGCACGTGGTGGTCAAGGGCGCACACCCCTCGCCCCTGTCGGCGAAGAAGTTCTTCGGTTCCCGCCCGTTCACGCAGATCAACGCGGCGGTGGCGGCGCAGGGACACGAGCCGATCGACTGGACGATCCCGGACCTGGGCTGA
- a CDS encoding ABC transporter substrate-binding protein — translation MFNRNRCLRRVAAIASISSLVGGCGVLSSDTPEDDGPIVVGTTSAPSTLDPAASWDSSWELFRNIYQTLLSYPTGATEPQPDAAESCGFSDSSNQVYRCELREGLKFSNGDALDARAVKYSFDRIRKINVNGGPAGLLGSLERVQAPNDREVIFHLNKPDATFPFVLATPAMSIVSPQAYPEGSLREGEDVVGSGPYTLDSYDEGKEAVLVRNDSYKGFAERRNDAVTVRYFQDSAAMVKALRDQRIDVTYRGLAAGDVVDLQSKTSKEEEIQLVEGTGTDINYLVFNPKDSWASKKAVRQAIAQVVDRAAIAHKVYKDTVDPLYSMVPKGLTGHTTGFFDDYGDPDVGKARKILTQAGINQKVPLTFWYTSDRYGSETAAEFKELERQLEDSGLFTISLKSRPWKTYVEGYQKGEYPVFGRGWFPDFPDAENFIAPFVGEQNALGTPYPAPEITGELLPRSRRESDRASVEKEFEEAQRILVDDARLLPLWQGRQYVAASRDVSGAERALDPSTIMMMWELHRKTAW, via the coding sequence GTGTTCAACCGGAACCGATGCCTGCGGCGGGTGGCGGCCATCGCGTCCATATCGTCCCTGGTAGGCGGGTGCGGAGTGCTGTCGTCCGACACCCCGGAGGACGATGGGCCGATCGTCGTCGGCACCACCAGTGCCCCCAGCACGCTCGACCCTGCCGCCTCCTGGGACAGCTCCTGGGAGCTGTTCCGCAACATCTACCAGACGCTCCTGAGCTATCCGACGGGCGCGACCGAGCCCCAGCCGGACGCCGCCGAGAGTTGCGGCTTCAGCGACTCCTCGAACCAGGTCTACCGCTGCGAACTGCGCGAGGGCCTGAAGTTCTCCAACGGCGACGCGCTCGACGCCCGGGCCGTCAAGTACTCGTTCGACCGGATCCGCAAGATCAACGTCAACGGTGGCCCCGCCGGTCTGCTGGGCAGCCTCGAACGCGTCCAGGCGCCGAACGACCGCGAGGTGATCTTCCACCTCAACAAGCCCGACGCCACGTTCCCGTTCGTGCTCGCCACACCCGCCATGTCCATCGTCTCCCCGCAGGCCTACCCGGAGGGCTCCCTGCGCGAGGGCGAGGACGTCGTCGGCTCCGGGCCGTACACGCTCGACTCCTACGACGAGGGCAAGGAGGCCGTCCTCGTCCGCAACGACTCCTACAAGGGCTTCGCGGAGCGCCGGAACGACGCGGTGACCGTCCGCTACTTCCAGGACTCGGCCGCCATGGTCAAGGCCCTGCGCGACCAGCGGATCGACGTCACCTACCGCGGTCTGGCCGCCGGCGACGTCGTCGACCTCCAGAGCAAGACCTCCAAGGAGGAGGAGATCCAGCTCGTCGAGGGCACCGGCACCGACATCAACTACCTGGTGTTCAACCCGAAGGACTCCTGGGCCAGCAAGAAGGCCGTGCGCCAGGCCATCGCGCAGGTCGTCGACCGGGCGGCGATCGCCCACAAGGTCTACAAGGACACCGTCGACCCGCTGTACTCCATGGTCCCCAAGGGCCTCACCGGCCACACCACGGGCTTCTTCGACGACTACGGCGACCCGGACGTCGGCAAGGCCCGCAAGATCCTCACGCAAGCGGGCATCAACCAGAAGGTCCCGCTCACCTTCTGGTACACGAGCGACCGCTACGGCTCCGAGACCGCCGCGGAGTTCAAGGAGCTGGAGCGCCAGCTGGAGGACTCCGGCCTGTTCACGATCAGCCTCAAGAGCCGCCCCTGGAAGACCTACGTGGAGGGCTACCAGAAGGGCGAGTACCCGGTGTTCGGGCGTGGCTGGTTCCCCGACTTCCCGGACGCCGAGAACTTCATCGCGCCGTTCGTCGGTGAGCAGAACGCCCTCGGTACGCCGTACCCGGCCCCCGAGATCACCGGCGAGCTGCTGCCCCGGTCGCGCCGGGAGAGCGACCGCGCGAGCGTGGAGAAGGAGTTCGAGGAGGCCCAGCGGATCCTCGTGGACGACGCGCGGCTGCTGCCGCTGTGGCAGGGCCGGCAGTACGTGGCGGCCAGCCGGGACGTCTCGGGCGCCGAGCGGGCCCTGGACCCGTCGACGATCATGATGATGTGGGAGCTGCACCGCAAGACGGCCTGGTAG
- a CDS encoding SDR family oxidoreductase, which produces MTSVELSGKVALVTGASRGIGYGVAEALIARGDRVVITGRNEDALKEAVEQLGADRAVYVAGKAHDEAHQAVAVERAMEAFGRIDFLVNNAGTNPVFGPIADLDLNVARKVFETNVVSALGFAQKTWHAWQKDNGGAIVNIASVAGLSPSPFIGAYGVSKAAMINLTVQLAHEFAPKVRVNAIAPAVVKTKFAQALYEGREEEAAAAYPLGRLGVPSDIGGAAAFLTSEQSDWVTGQTLVVDGGIFLNAGTG; this is translated from the coding sequence ATGACTTCCGTGGAACTCTCCGGCAAGGTCGCCCTCGTCACGGGCGCCAGCCGCGGCATCGGCTACGGCGTCGCCGAGGCGCTGATCGCACGCGGCGACCGGGTCGTCATCACCGGCCGCAACGAGGACGCCCTCAAGGAGGCCGTCGAGCAGCTCGGCGCCGACCGCGCCGTCTACGTGGCGGGCAAGGCGCACGACGAGGCCCACCAGGCCGTCGCCGTCGAGCGCGCGATGGAGGCCTTCGGCCGCATCGACTTCCTGGTCAACAACGCCGGCACCAACCCGGTGTTCGGGCCGATCGCCGACCTCGACCTGAACGTCGCCCGCAAGGTCTTCGAGACCAACGTCGTCTCGGCGCTCGGCTTCGCCCAGAAGACCTGGCACGCCTGGCAGAAGGACAACGGCGGCGCGATCGTCAACATCGCCTCCGTCGCCGGCCTCTCGCCCTCGCCGTTCATCGGCGCGTACGGCGTCAGCAAGGCGGCGATGATCAACCTGACGGTGCAGCTCGCCCACGAGTTCGCGCCCAAGGTGCGGGTCAACGCGATCGCCCCGGCCGTCGTGAAGACCAAGTTCGCCCAGGCCCTGTACGAGGGCCGGGAGGAGGAGGCCGCCGCGGCCTACCCGCTCGGCCGGCTCGGCGTGCCCTCCGACATCGGCGGCGCGGCCGCGTTCCTCACCTCCGAGCAGTCCGACTGGGTCACCGGCCAGACGCTCGTCGTGGACGGCGGCATCTTCCTCAACGCCGGCACCGGCTGA
- the fabG gene encoding 3-oxoacyl-ACP reductase FabG, with translation MSTTEQRVAVVTGAARGIGAATAVRLAAEGRAVAVLDLDEAACKDTVEKITAAGGKAVAVGCDVSDEAQVEAAVARIVEELGAPTILVNNAGVLRDNLLFKMSVSDWDTVMNVHLRGAFLMSKACQKHMVDAGFGRIVNLSSSSALGNRGQVNYSAAKAGLQGFTKTLAKELGKFGVTANAVAPGFIATEMTKATAERVGMGFEDFKAAAATQIPVARVGEPEDIANAIAFFTGEAAGFVSGQVLYVAGGPLD, from the coding sequence ATGTCCACCACTGAGCAGCGGGTCGCCGTCGTCACCGGTGCCGCGCGCGGCATCGGCGCCGCCACCGCCGTACGACTGGCCGCCGAGGGCCGCGCGGTCGCCGTGCTCGACCTCGACGAAGCCGCCTGCAAGGACACCGTCGAGAAGATCACCGCCGCCGGTGGCAAGGCCGTCGCGGTCGGCTGCGACGTCTCCGACGAGGCGCAGGTCGAGGCGGCCGTCGCGCGGATCGTCGAGGAGCTCGGCGCGCCGACGATCCTGGTCAACAACGCCGGCGTGCTGCGCGACAACCTGCTGTTCAAGATGAGCGTCTCCGACTGGGACACCGTCATGAACGTGCACCTGCGCGGCGCCTTCCTGATGTCCAAGGCCTGCCAGAAGCACATGGTGGACGCGGGCTTCGGCCGGATCGTCAACCTCTCGTCGTCCTCGGCGCTGGGCAACCGCGGCCAGGTCAACTACTCGGCCGCCAAGGCGGGCCTGCAGGGCTTCACCAAGACCCTCGCCAAGGAGCTCGGCAAGTTCGGCGTCACCGCCAACGCCGTCGCCCCCGGCTTCATCGCGACCGAGATGACCAAGGCCACCGCCGAGCGCGTCGGCATGGGCTTCGAGGACTTCAAGGCCGCCGCCGCCACGCAGATCCCGGTGGCGCGCGTCGGCGAGCCGGAGGACATCGCCAACGCCATCGCCTTCTTCACGGGCGAGGCGGCCGGGTTCGTCTCCGGCCAGGTGCTGTACGTGGCCGGCGGACCGCTCGACTAA
- a CDS encoding DUF3037 domain-containing protein, with protein sequence MSDRHIIKGGPRDRQIYEYAVLRVVPRVERGECINAGVLLYCRAEPYVGARTHLDEARLLALDPRADVAGVRAALDAVERLCAGGTAAGQAAADDPGRRFRWLVAPRSTIVQPGPVHTGLTTDPAAETERLLDLLVR encoded by the coding sequence GTGAGCGACCGGCACATCATCAAGGGCGGGCCCCGGGACCGCCAGATCTACGAGTACGCCGTCCTGCGCGTGGTCCCGCGCGTCGAGCGCGGCGAGTGCATCAACGCCGGGGTGCTCCTCTACTGCCGCGCCGAGCCCTACGTCGGCGCGCGCACCCACCTGGACGAGGCACGCCTGCTGGCCCTCGACCCCCGGGCGGACGTGGCCGGTGTCCGGGCCGCACTGGACGCCGTGGAGAGGCTCTGCGCGGGCGGCACCGCGGCCGGCCAGGCCGCGGCCGACGACCCCGGCCGCCGCTTCCGCTGGCTGGTCGCCCCCCGCTCCACGATCGTCCAGCCCGGACCCGTCCACACGGGCCTGACCACGGATCCGGCGGCGGAGACGGAGCGGTTGCTGGACCTGCTGGTGCGGTAA
- a CDS encoding HipA family kinase, whose translation MLKEVTATRYITPLREGGSLPGLVEADDFGTYVLKFTGAGQGRKTLVAEVVCGELARRLGLRAPRLVTVRLDAELGLGEPDEQVQGLLRSSGGTNLGMDFLSGALGFDPLAFRVSPQEAGRIVWFDALVNNVDRSWRNPNLLMWRGELWLVDHGATMIWHHNWPGAEASAARPYDASDHALAPFAPDIDSAAAELAPRITERLLAEVTARIPDAWLTDEPGFDTPDDLRRAYAGPLLARAAVIHDRIQGIK comes from the coding sequence ATGTTGAAAGAGGTCACCGCGACCCGCTACATCACGCCCTTGCGTGAGGGCGGTTCGCTGCCGGGGCTGGTCGAGGCCGACGACTTCGGCACGTACGTCCTGAAGTTCACCGGCGCGGGACAGGGCCGCAAGACGCTCGTCGCCGAGGTGGTCTGCGGGGAACTGGCCCGCCGGCTCGGACTGCGCGCGCCGCGGCTGGTCACGGTCCGGCTCGACGCGGAGCTGGGACTCGGCGAGCCCGACGAGCAGGTCCAGGGCCTGCTCAGGTCCAGCGGCGGCACCAACCTCGGCATGGACTTCCTCTCCGGCGCGCTCGGCTTCGACCCGCTGGCCTTCCGGGTGAGCCCGCAGGAGGCCGGGCGGATCGTCTGGTTCGACGCGCTGGTCAACAACGTCGACCGGTCCTGGCGCAACCCCAACCTGCTGATGTGGCGGGGCGAGCTGTGGCTCGTCGACCACGGCGCGACCATGATCTGGCACCACAACTGGCCCGGCGCCGAGGCCTCGGCGGCCCGCCCCTACGACGCCTCCGACCACGCGCTGGCGCCCTTCGCACCCGACATCGACTCCGCGGCGGCCGAGTTGGCACCCCGCATCACCGAGCGGCTCCTCGCGGAGGTCACCGCCCGGATCCCCGACGCCTGGCTGACCGACGAGCCCGGCTTCGACACACCGGACGACCTCAGGCGGGCCTACGCGGGGCCGCTGCTCGCCCGGGCCGCCGTCATCCACGACCGCATCCAGGGGATCAAGTGA
- a CDS encoding Rieske (2Fe-2S) protein: MTSESVQPVSGPNRRAVVAAVGAAGLSVALTACGSDDKASDSSTEQGAGGGGATNSEGGSSAGAGAGGAALAKTADIPEGSGKIFKDEKVVVSQPAAGDFKAFSTICTHQNCPMVDLKDDIISCTCHGSQFSVLDGSVKKGPAVKPLEAKQVTVKGDSITLA; the protein is encoded by the coding sequence ATGACCAGCGAATCAGTTCAGCCGGTGTCGGGACCGAACCGCCGTGCCGTCGTGGCGGCGGTCGGCGCGGCGGGGCTCTCCGTGGCGCTGACGGCGTGCGGCTCGGACGACAAGGCGTCCGACTCGTCCACCGAACAGGGCGCCGGGGGCGGCGGCGCGACGAACTCCGAGGGCGGCTCGTCCGCCGGGGCGGGAGCCGGTGGCGCGGCGCTCGCGAAGACCGCCGACATCCCCGAGGGCAGCGGCAAGATCTTCAAGGACGAGAAGGTCGTCGTCTCCCAGCCGGCCGCGGGCGACTTCAAGGCCTTCTCGACGATCTGCACCCACCAGAACTGCCCCATGGTGGACCTCAAGGACGACATCATCTCCTGCACCTGCCACGGCAGTCAGTTCTCCGTGCTCGACGGCAGCGTCAAGAAGGGCCCCGCGGTCAAGCCGCTGGAGGCGAAGCAGGTGACCGTGAAGGGCGACTCCATCACGCTCGCCTGA